One segment of Vagococcus martis DNA contains the following:
- the dnaI gene encoding primosomal protein DnaI — protein sequence MKHINQHLNRTVNNQNINERLIQLMEVVQKDKDVQEFIASNREYLSDEDILKSSAKLYEYVKEKEKFLANDASMIAPGYEPKLFLNHHFIDVTYVPTEELIRKKEYETVRNRVNAISMPKDIKEASLDSFNITSERKEALSASITFMNDYLDNPKEFHQGLYLYGTFGVGKTYLLGAIANSLAIKGVKSTILHFPTFCVEMKQSIKDDSVASKLDSVKKTPILMLDDIGADSMSTWIRDDILGVILQYRMQEKLPTFFSSNLDMKQLEEEHLRFSQKGDDEPLKAKRIMERIKYLSKQITMIGENRRLDNEF from the coding sequence GTGAAACACATAAACCAGCATTTAAATCGAACGGTGAATAATCAAAATATTAACGAGCGATTAATTCAACTGATGGAAGTTGTGCAAAAAGATAAAGATGTACAAGAATTTATCGCATCAAATAGAGAGTATTTATCTGACGAAGATATTTTAAAAAGCTCAGCAAAACTTTATGAATATGTAAAAGAAAAAGAAAAATTTTTAGCCAATGATGCTTCTATGATTGCACCTGGCTATGAACCGAAATTGTTTTTAAATCATCACTTTATTGATGTAACGTATGTACCGACAGAAGAATTGATTCGCAAAAAAGAATACGAAACAGTTCGTAATAGGGTAAATGCCATTTCCATGCCTAAAGACATTAAAGAGGCTTCCTTGGATTCGTTCAATATTACCTCTGAACGAAAAGAAGCATTAAGTGCGTCTATTACATTTATGAATGATTATCTAGACAATCCGAAAGAATTTCATCAAGGGTTATATTTGTATGGAACGTTTGGCGTCGGAAAAACGTATTTATTAGGTGCGATTGCAAATAGTTTAGCAATCAAAGGCGTGAAGAGCACAATTTTACATTTCCCAACGTTTTGTGTGGAAATGAAACAATCAATCAAAGATGACAGTGTGGCTTCTAAGCTAGATAGTGTAAAAAAAACACCTATCTTAATGTTAGATGATATTGGAGCAGATTCAATGAGTACATGGATAAGAGACGATATACTGGGTGTTATCTTACAGTACCGTATGCAAGAAAAATTACCAACGTTTTTCTCATCTAATCTAGACATGAAACAACTCGAAGAAGAGCATCTACGCTTCTCACAAAAAGGAGACGATGAGCCGCTTAAAGCTAAGAGGATTATGGAACGAATCAAGTACCTCTCAAAACAAATCACAATGATTGGTGAGAACCGTCGTTTAGATAACGAGTTTTAA
- a CDS encoding YceD family protein, translating to MKWALSELNKFRGSQVDFEETIDLNASLKQREPSIIDISPIKVNGFLKVDELGYYAHMTVETILTVPSSRSLEPVELPLDLIIDEEYMTPRQYDALKDVPEDDKNLIIVLEKDLIDLTEAIEDFILLNLPLQVLTEEEKQSTELPKGDFWQVVSEDDIIEELETETQSTIDPRLAKLSDFFKEDEQ from the coding sequence ATGAAGTGGGCATTATCAGAACTAAATAAGTTTCGTGGAAGTCAAGTTGATTTTGAAGAAACGATTGATTTAAACGCCTCTTTAAAACAAAGAGAACCATCTATTATTGATATTTCTCCGATTAAAGTAAATGGGTTTTTAAAAGTTGATGAGTTAGGTTATTACGCTCATATGACGGTTGAAACCATTCTTACTGTACCATCATCTCGTTCACTTGAACCTGTTGAGTTGCCACTAGACCTCATCATTGATGAAGAGTATATGACACCAAGACAGTATGATGCATTGAAAGATGTACCAGAAGATGATAAAAACTTGATAATTGTATTGGAAAAAGACTTGATTGATTTAACAGAAGCAATTGAAGATTTTATCCTACTAAATTTACCATTACAAGTTTTAACAGAAGAAGAAAAGCAATCAACAGAATTACCAAAAGGAGACTTTTGGCAAGTTGTTTCAGAAGATGATATCATCGAAGAGTTAGAAACTGAAACACAATCAACCATTGATCCTCGTCTTGCTAAATTATCTGACTTTTTCAAGGAAGATGAGCAGTAG
- the rpmF gene encoding 50S ribosomal protein L32, protein MAVPKRKTSKARKNRRRTHYKLSAPGLTACSNCGEMRKSHHVCPSCGHYDGKDVMTKEA, encoded by the coding sequence ATGGCAGTACCAAAAAGAAAAACGTCAAAAGCTCGTAAAAATAGACGTCGTACTCATTACAAATTGTCTGCACCAGGTTTAACAGCTTGTAGCAACTGTGGTGAAATGAGAAAATCTCATCATGTGTGCCCTTCATGTGGTCATTATGATGGAAAAGACGTTATGACTAAAGAAGCATAA
- the plsY gene encoding glycerol-3-phosphate 1-O-acyltransferase PlsY: MKTISLFILAYLLGSIQSGVWIGKMFYHKDIREFGSGNTGTTNTFRVLGKRAGTAVLFMDILKGTVATCLPMWFGLSIDPLWFGVAAILGHTFPIFGHFKGGKAVATSAGMLLAYSPTFFIYSASLFVLFLFLTSTVSLSSMISAIIITISTILLPIYAPFILAEQNWLLTTLAVAITLFIIVRHKDNIKRIKSGTESKVNFGLRKTKNR, from the coding sequence GTGAAAACTATTTCGTTATTTATATTAGCCTACTTGTTAGGCTCGATACAATCAGGAGTTTGGATTGGCAAGATGTTTTATCATAAAGATATTAGAGAGTTTGGTAGTGGTAACACTGGAACGACTAATACTTTCCGTGTACTGGGAAAACGTGCCGGAACAGCCGTTTTATTTATGGATATACTTAAAGGAACGGTGGCAACTTGTTTACCAATGTGGTTTGGTTTATCAATTGACCCATTGTGGTTTGGTGTTGCAGCTATTCTTGGACATACGTTCCCAATATTTGGCCATTTCAAAGGTGGCAAAGCTGTCGCGACAAGTGCTGGGATGTTATTAGCCTATTCACCAACATTTTTTATCTATTCAGCTAGTCTGTTTGTTCTATTCTTATTTTTAACGAGTACTGTGAGTTTATCTAGTATGATTAGTGCCATTATTATTACGATTTCTACTATATTATTACCAATTTATGCACCATTTATTTTAGCAGAACAAAACTGGTTATTAACCACACTTGCTGTGGCGATTACGTTATTTATTATTGTACGTCACAAAGATAACATCAAACGAATTAAATCAGGGACAGAAAGCAAAGTTAATTTTGGTTTAAGAAAAACAAAAAACCGTTAG
- a CDS encoding CoA-binding protein has protein sequence MAYKDLGDKKVKEILTNAKTIAVVGLSDNPEKTSYRVAEVMQHAGYKIIPVNPMKEGKTILGEKVYPSIESVDQPIDIVDVFRPSSALVDVAKDFLTSDAPVFWAQLGIENDEAADLLYDNGITDVIMNRCIKIELQK, from the coding sequence ATGGCATATAAAGATTTAGGCGACAAAAAAGTAAAAGAGATTTTAACTAATGCAAAGACTATCGCAGTTGTTGGTCTAAGTGATAATCCTGAAAAAACAAGTTACCGCGTAGCAGAAGTGATGCAACATGCTGGATATAAGATTATTCCAGTTAATCCAATGAAAGAGGGGAAAACAATTTTAGGTGAAAAAGTCTATCCTTCTATTGAATCAGTTGATCAACCAATTGATATTGTTGATGTCTTTAGACCAAGTTCAGCTTTAGTAGATGTCGCAAAAGATTTTTTAACATCAGATGCACCCGTTTTTTGGGCACAATTAGGGATCGAAAATGATGAAGCAGCTGACCTTTTATATGATAATGGTATAACAGATGTTATCATGAATCGGTGTATTAAAATCGAATTGCAAAAGTAA
- a CDS encoding phosphate/phosphite/phosphonate ABC transporter substrate-binding protein has protein sequence MFKKVLKYTGLVALVATLGACGSDSAKDKGSESSKGKDDKTIETLSVGFVPSRDPEEIVSATEPLKELMQKELKEQGYDVKKIDITVGTNFEAVGESLDSGTLDIGFIPGGTYVLYDEGAEPILTATRAGLSIDSDEAKVWNENKPTEPTDKQVDSYRALMIAGPSSKGQAVADKVNKGEKVSWDDLNNLSWSVMSSSSPAGYIYPSLWLNENYDKKITDLKNIVQSDSYGSAFARLASGQVDVVLTYADARRDNEENWKKEFGRDKSIWDETNVIGVTPAIYNDTISVSKNSKTMTDDLKKALQKSFINIAKTDEGKKVIGIYSHEGYVEANPKDYDNERKAQKLVQDAK, from the coding sequence TTGTTTAAAAAAGTTTTGAAGTATACAGGTCTAGTTGCGTTGGTAGCAACATTAGGCGCATGTGGTAGCGATTCTGCTAAAGATAAAGGTAGCGAATCAAGTAAAGGTAAGGATGACAAAACAATTGAAACATTATCAGTTGGTTTTGTCCCATCAAGAGATCCAGAGGAAATTGTTTCAGCAACAGAACCTCTGAAAGAATTAATGCAAAAAGAGTTAAAAGAACAAGGATACGATGTTAAAAAAATCGATATCACTGTTGGAACTAACTTTGAAGCTGTTGGTGAGTCACTAGATTCAGGTACACTTGATATTGGTTTTATTCCAGGTGGTACATATGTATTATATGATGAAGGGGCAGAACCTATCTTAACTGCAACACGTGCTGGATTATCAATCGACTCAGACGAAGCAAAAGTTTGGAATGAAAACAAACCAACTGAGCCAACTGACAAACAAGTTGATTCTTACCGTGCATTAATGATTGCTGGACCATCTTCAAAAGGCCAAGCAGTTGCTGATAAAGTAAATAAAGGTGAAAAAGTATCATGGGATGATTTAAATAATCTTTCATGGAGTGTGATGAGTTCATCTTCTCCAGCTGGTTATATTTATCCAAGTCTATGGTTAAACGAAAACTACGACAAAAAAATCACTGATTTAAAAAATATCGTTCAATCAGATTCTTACGGTAGTGCCTTTGCTCGTTTAGCTTCAGGTCAAGTTGATGTGGTATTAACTTATGCTGATGCTCGTCGTGACAATGAAGAAAACTGGAAAAAAGAGTTTGGTCGCGATAAATCTATCTGGGATGAAACAAACGTTATTGGCGTAACACCAGCTATTTATAACGATACTATCTCAGTAAGTAAAAACTCAAAAACAATGACAGATGATTTGAAAAAAGCGTTACAAAAATCATTTATCAACATCGCTAAAACAGATGAAGGTAAAAAAGTTATTGGAATTTACAGCCACGAAGGTTATGTAGAAGCAAATCCAAAAGACTATGATAACGAACGCAAAGCACAAAAATTAGTGCAAGATGCTAAATAA
- the phnC gene encoding phosphonate ABC transporter ATP-binding protein: protein MIKFDNVQMVYPNGYVGLKDINLEIEQGEFVAIIGLSGAGKSTLIRCVNRMHDISSGTLMVNDTNVGKIKGKEIREFRRKIGMIFQSFNLITRATVLKNVMISSVPELPWWRRVFGIFPEDVKVTALEALDNVGILDKAFVRVDQLSGGQQQRVALARTLASHPEVILADEPVAALDPVTAKTVMDDFKRINKDLDISVLINIHHVDLALEYADRVIGIKEGQIVYDGPSEDVTEEVLSTIYDGDKKGE, encoded by the coding sequence ATGATAAAGTTTGATAATGTCCAAATGGTTTATCCAAATGGTTATGTGGGGTTAAAAGATATTAATTTAGAAATTGAACAAGGTGAGTTTGTGGCAATCATCGGACTATCAGGAGCAGGTAAATCAACTTTGATTCGTTGTGTCAATCGTATGCATGACATTTCAAGTGGGACTCTGATGGTGAATGATACAAACGTTGGTAAAATAAAAGGGAAAGAAATTAGAGAATTTCGTCGTAAAATTGGGATGATTTTTCAATCATTTAATTTAATCACACGTGCGACTGTGTTAAAGAACGTCATGATTTCATCAGTTCCAGAGTTACCATGGTGGAGACGTGTATTTGGTATTTTCCCAGAAGACGTCAAAGTGACAGCACTAGAGGCTCTTGATAACGTTGGGATTTTAGACAAAGCATTTGTCAGAGTGGATCAACTATCTGGTGGGCAACAACAACGTGTGGCCTTAGCTAGAACACTAGCAAGTCATCCTGAAGTTATTTTAGCCGATGAACCAGTTGCCGCACTTGACCCTGTCACAGCGAAAACAGTTATGGATGATTTTAAACGTATCAACAAAGACTTAGATATTTCTGTATTGATTAATATTCACCATGTTGATTTGGCATTAGAATATGCTGATCGAGTCATTGGGATTAAAGAAGGACAAATCGTCTACGATGGTCCATCAGAAGACGTGACGGAAGAAGTATTATCAACCATTTATGATGGGGATAAGAAAGGAGAGTAA
- the phnE gene encoding phosphonate ABC transporter, permease protein PhnE, translating into MRKKTITLPNGKQVVQKASYTPLIVLLVLIFMYISIQVTQFNFTQLITRGDQFFVMLKAMFPPKMDFLSKVWTPLFDTIKMSLLGSLIGAILAVPFAILASNNIVKNRFVSSLFKLILSFLRTLPTIVIALIATFVFGLGTMAGTVAIFIFTISYVGKLTYEQIEALDMSTFEALESMGLTRLQAFRYSVIPAILPSYLSTSLFNFEGNLRYASILGYVGAGGLGILLNEQLGWRDYGNVGTILVVLVISVGIIETISEFFRKKLQ; encoded by the coding sequence ATGCGTAAAAAAACGATCACTTTGCCGAATGGAAAACAAGTCGTTCAAAAAGCATCTTACACTCCGCTTATTGTGTTATTAGTTCTTATCTTTATGTATATTTCTATTCAAGTAACGCAGTTTAACTTCACGCAATTAATAACTCGTGGCGATCAGTTTTTTGTGATGCTAAAAGCTATGTTTCCACCTAAAATGGACTTTTTAAGTAAAGTATGGACACCACTTTTTGACACAATCAAAATGTCACTCTTAGGGTCACTTATTGGAGCAATTTTGGCTGTTCCATTTGCTATATTGGCTTCTAATAATATTGTAAAAAATCGCTTTGTTTCTTCTTTATTCAAACTGATTTTAAGTTTTTTAAGAACATTACCAACAATCGTTATCGCGTTAATCGCCACTTTCGTATTTGGTCTTGGAACAATGGCAGGAACTGTTGCTATTTTCATCTTTACGATTTCATATGTAGGAAAGCTAACTTACGAACAAATCGAAGCACTGGATATGTCGACATTTGAAGCACTTGAATCGATGGGACTAACTCGTTTACAAGCCTTTCGTTATAGTGTGATTCCAGCTATTTTACCATCTTATCTATCGACTTCTTTGTTTAACTTCGAAGGAAACTTACGATATGCCTCAATTTTAGGGTATGTTGGAGCCGGTGGTTTAGGTATCTTGCTGAATGAACAGTTGGGTTGGCGTGACTATGGAAACGTTGGAACGATTCTAGTAGTATTAGTTATCTCTGTTGGAATCATCGAAACAATCAGCGAATTTTTCCGTAAAAAATTACAATAG
- the phnE gene encoding phosphonate ABC transporter, permease protein PhnE, with product MNERILTELNKEPNKTKQYVILVAVLLGAFIWSLSALNFNAMDEGGGKIAANILKGIVQPDTNLLFNGTKQGVPYLLFETICIAFLGTIFGAILSIPIAFLMAPSIMPKPVYLFMRAFVVVLRTIPALVYGLMFIRVTGPGPFAGVMTMSLTSIGMVSKLYVDVIEEIDTGILESMDSFGCTTFEKIRFGIIPQLIANFTSITIYRFDMNLRDATILGLVGAGGIGAPLIFAMNSYRWHQVGSILIGLIVLILIVEVISNYLRGKLVNG from the coding sequence ATGAATGAACGTATTTTAACTGAATTAAACAAAGAACCAAATAAGACAAAGCAATACGTTATCTTAGTAGCTGTCTTGCTTGGGGCGTTTATCTGGTCGTTGTCAGCGTTAAATTTTAATGCGATGGACGAAGGTGGCGGAAAAATCGCTGCAAACATTCTTAAAGGAATTGTCCAACCAGACACAAATTTACTATTTAACGGCACGAAACAAGGTGTGCCTTACTTATTATTTGAAACAATCTGTATTGCTTTTTTAGGAACGATTTTCGGGGCGATTTTATCCATCCCGATTGCCTTTTTAATGGCACCAAGTATCATGCCAAAACCAGTTTATCTATTCATGAGAGCTTTTGTTGTCGTGCTTAGAACAATTCCAGCTTTAGTGTATGGGTTAATGTTTATCCGTGTAACGGGACCTGGTCCATTTGCCGGTGTTATGACGATGTCTTTAACGTCAATAGGGATGGTTTCAAAACTGTATGTTGATGTGATTGAAGAAATTGATACAGGGATTTTAGAATCAATGGACTCTTTTGGCTGTACAACATTTGAAAAAATTCGTTTTGGTATTATTCCGCAGTTAATTGCAAACTTTACCTCAATAACAATTTACCGTTTTGATATGAACTTACGTGACGCCACAATTTTAGGGTTAGTAGGAGCTGGAGGTATCGGTGCACCACTTATTTTCGCGATGAATTCATATCGTTGGCACCAAGTAGGGTCTATCTTAATTGGCTTAATCGTGTTAATCTTAATTGTCGAAGTGATATCAAATTATTTGAGAGGAAAATTAGTCAATGGATAA
- a CDS encoding bifunctional metallophosphatase/5'-nucleotidase produces the protein MDKITILSTSDTHGYLYPTDFRAINQDLPFGLSKAVTAIKKEQDAKDSTVVLIDNGDFLQGSPMSYYLSKQKNSKQVADMMNSVDYDVGVLGNHEFNYGVEYLLDTVSQLNYPIVCANILNDKNEPLTGQAYVILEKNGLKIAVLGLTTPYIPNWEQPETIKGLTFLSALDTAKQYVPKLKEEADIVIVSYHGGFEKDLQTGEATENLTGENEGYDIVTQVEGIDAFVTGHQHRVIAEKVNNTPVTQPGDKAKHVGKMTLMVDEHKQVTDSKAELLSMTDYVADKEIVDKFKPVLDTVENWLDQPLGHIEGDMTINDPMSVRINGHAYIEFIQDVQMDATGVDISGTALFDNDSKGFQSDVTMRDIVTNYIYPNTLAVLTVSGQDLKDALEQSAEYFALNEDDEIVVSDKFLYPKTEHYNYDMYSGVGYKVIVSNPVGQRVVELTYKGKPVEMTDELDIVINQYRAVGGGNYAMFDASKMIKEVTVDMTELISNFLQAHPNYEAKTTFDFKVEK, from the coding sequence ATGGATAAGATTACAATTCTTTCTACTAGTGATACACATGGTTATTTGTACCCGACAGATTTTCGTGCTATCAATCAAGATTTGCCTTTTGGACTATCCAAAGCTGTCACAGCTATTAAAAAAGAACAAGATGCAAAAGACAGTACTGTTGTACTAATCGACAATGGGGACTTTTTACAAGGCTCACCAATGAGTTACTATCTTTCAAAACAAAAGAATAGTAAACAAGTCGCTGATATGATGAATTCAGTTGACTATGATGTCGGCGTTCTTGGTAACCATGAGTTTAATTATGGGGTTGAGTACTTACTTGATACAGTGAGTCAACTGAACTACCCAATCGTTTGTGCCAATATTTTGAATGACAAAAATGAGCCACTAACAGGGCAAGCATATGTGATTTTAGAAAAAAATGGGTTAAAAATTGCCGTTCTAGGACTGACAACACCTTATATTCCAAATTGGGAGCAACCTGAAACCATAAAAGGTCTGACCTTTTTATCTGCTCTTGATACAGCGAAGCAATACGTGCCGAAACTTAAAGAGGAAGCAGATATTGTCATTGTGAGTTATCATGGCGGTTTTGAAAAAGATTTGCAGACTGGTGAAGCAACTGAAAACTTAACAGGGGAAAACGAAGGCTATGATATCGTGACCCAAGTTGAGGGGATTGATGCGTTTGTTACTGGGCATCAACACCGAGTGATTGCAGAAAAAGTAAATAACACACCTGTGACTCAACCAGGCGACAAAGCCAAACATGTTGGGAAAATGACATTGATGGTAGATGAGCATAAACAAGTGACAGATTCAAAAGCTGAGCTATTATCTATGACTGACTATGTGGCTGATAAAGAAATCGTCGATAAGTTTAAACCAGTTTTAGATACTGTCGAAAATTGGTTGGATCAACCACTTGGACACATTGAAGGTGATATGACGATTAATGATCCGATGAGTGTGCGAATTAATGGGCATGCCTATATCGAATTCATTCAAGACGTGCAGATGGATGCGACAGGCGTTGATATCTCTGGTACAGCATTGTTTGATAATGACAGTAAAGGATTCCAGTCTGATGTGACCATGCGTGATATCGTGACAAATTATATTTATCCGAATACTTTAGCTGTGTTAACTGTTTCAGGGCAAGATTTGAAAGATGCACTTGAACAAAGTGCGGAGTATTTTGCTCTTAATGAGGATGACGAAATTGTCGTGAGTGACAAATTCTTATACCCGAAAACAGAGCATTACAACTATGATATGTATAGTGGTGTTGGCTATAAAGTTATCGTATCAAATCCTGTAGGGCAACGTGTTGTTGAACTGACTTATAAAGGTAAGCCAGTTGAGATGACTGATGAACTTGACATCGTGATTAATCAATACCGCGCAGTTGGGGGCGGAAATTACGCGATGTTTGATGCGTCAAAAATGATTAAAGAAGTGACAGTTGATATGACTGAACTTATTTCAAACTTTTTACAAGCCCATCCAAATTATGAAGCCAAAACAACGTTTGACTTTAAAGTAGAAAAATAA
- a CDS encoding AbrB/MazE/SpoVT family DNA-binding domain-containing protein — METVARKIGNSVGAIFPKDISPEVGETFTISKVGDAYILKPKKEDIFKHADDWAGFRESVTEEDTEWDIMASQGDEH, encoded by the coding sequence ATGGAAACAGTTGCTAGAAAAATAGGTAATTCTGTTGGCGCCATCTTTCCTAAAGATATTTCGCCTGAAGTTGGCGAAACGTTTACTATTTCAAAAGTAGGCGATGCCTATATTTTGAAACCAAAAAAAGAAGACATTTTTAAACATGCTGATGATTGGGCAGGATTTAGAGAATCAGTGACAGAAGAAGACACTGAATGGGATATCATGGCTTCTCAAGGAGACGAGCACTAG
- a CDS encoding type II toxin-antitoxin system PemK/MazF family toxin: MDAPKQKDIVWMDFDPSKGKEIKKRRPALVVSRDEFNRHTGFCLVCPITSTNREYSTYISIKHPQKIEGEVVAHQLRSIDYTTRNLEIIEQCDMLTWIEVTEVIDMFI, from the coding sequence ATGGATGCACCGAAACAAAAAGATATTGTCTGGATGGATTTTGATCCGTCAAAAGGAAAAGAAATCAAAAAACGTCGTCCAGCCTTAGTTGTGAGTCGCGATGAGTTCAATCGACATACTGGATTTTGTTTGGTGTGTCCCATCACATCAACAAACCGGGAATATTCGACTTACATCAGTATCAAACACCCGCAAAAAATTGAAGGTGAAGTGGTCGCACATCAATTACGCTCGATTGATTATACAACCAGAAATTTAGAGATTATTGAACAGTGTGATATGCTAACGTGGATTGAAGTAACGGAAGTCATTGATATGTTTATATAA
- a CDS encoding DUF2087 domain-containing protein yields MIVFFKDGKLTTIPRKTKDKTLLFEKISDQFEENTDYTEREINDILKNFYDDSAILRRFLIDNCYLVRYDYGSTYQKKSKEE; encoded by the coding sequence TTGATCGTTTTTTTTAAAGATGGAAAGCTGACGACAATTCCTCGAAAAACAAAAGATAAAACATTATTATTTGAAAAAATAAGTGACCAATTTGAAGAGAACACAGATTACACTGAAAGAGAAATTAACGATATCTTAAAAAACTTTTACGATGATTCTGCGATTTTAAGACGATTTTTAATAGATAATTGTTATTTGGTAAGATATGATTACGGGAGTACTTATCAGAAGAAAAGCAAAGAAGAATGA
- a CDS encoding helix-turn-helix domain-containing protein, whose product MNFSKQLKKYRELYGFSQEILAEKIYVTRQTISKWENDKSYPDIHNLLALSILFDITLDELVKGDMRIMKNVVENEKLEKNTKGMLVFIILLLVIGVPFAVVYDGIKALIPFLIFSIGLMYYAIKIEKAKKKHNIKTFREIIAFSEGDTTLEELQKARSTKDNIKEKILVVGAFSVVIVILAIVIKYLTVFMMKFF is encoded by the coding sequence ATGAACTTTAGTAAGCAATTAAAAAAATATCGGGAGCTTTATGGCTTTTCTCAAGAAATCTTAGCAGAAAAAATTTATGTCACACGTCAAACAATCTCAAAATGGGAAAACGATAAAAGCTATCCTGATATTCATAACCTATTGGCTTTAAGTATACTTTTTGATATCACCCTAGATGAATTAGTCAAAGGGGACATGAGAATAATGAAAAATGTAGTAGAAAATGAGAAATTGGAAAAAAATACAAAAGGGATGCTAGTATTTATTATATTATTGCTAGTAATTGGTGTGCCTTTTGCAGTCGTTTATGATGGGATAAAAGCTTTAATTCCTTTTTTAATTTTCTCGATAGGTCTGATGTATTATGCGATAAAGATAGAAAAAGCGAAGAAGAAACACAATATCAAAACCTTTAGAGAAATTATTGCCTTTTCTGAAGGTGATACCACGTTAGAAGAGTTACAAAAAGCTCGTAGCACAAAAGACAATATCAAAGAAAAAATCTTGGTAGTTGGCGCATTTTCAGTTGTTATAGTTATTTTAGCTATAGTTATTAAGTATCTCACGGTATTTATGATGAAATTTTTTTAG
- a CDS encoding VanZ family protein: MMAMIISITLTVLFLALKKDSVAKGYVGWSILFVMYLSILLVDVVGFTSISQLSQLSQRVGTIVNPSIIWIPFSQGFDISSALNILVFIPFGMALVVMWRVFQSAMQTFLVGLSFSLLIEIGQIFTMYRQTDVNDLLMNTLGVMIGWMIGKYILKWRIQRNDGKNVDWLVYLLISVCCAFIF; encoded by the coding sequence ATGATGGCAATGATAATTAGTATAACACTAACAGTGCTTTTTCTAGCGCTTAAAAAAGATAGTGTGGCAAAAGGTTATGTAGGTTGGAGTATATTGTTTGTCATGTATTTAAGTATTTTATTGGTTGATGTGGTTGGGTTTACGAGTATCAGCCAATTAAGTCAACTATCGCAACGTGTTGGAACAATAGTCAATCCTTCTATTATTTGGATTCCATTTAGCCAAGGATTTGATATTAGTAGTGCCTTAAATATTTTAGTGTTTATTCCGTTTGGCATGGCACTAGTTGTCATGTGGCGAGTATTTCAATCTGCTATGCAAACATTTCTCGTTGGATTATCATTTTCGTTATTAATCGAAATTGGGCAGATTTTTACGATGTATCGTCAAACAGATGTTAATGACTTATTGATGAATACATTAGGAGTGATGATAGGCTGGATGATTGGGAAATATATTTTAAAATGGCGCATCCAAAGAAATGATGGAAAAAATGTTGACTGGCTTGTTTACTTACTGATTTCTGTGTGTTGTGCATTTATATTTTGA